Part of the Mytilus galloprovincialis chromosome 14, xbMytGall1.hap1.1, whole genome shotgun sequence genome is shown below.
AGACTACTCTCtgcaagagactaaaatgacacagaaattaacaactataggtcaccatacggccttcaacaatgagaacagcccataccgcaaagtcagctataaaaggaccctaAAATTGATCCTTATCGCCCAAACTACTTTACACTGTCACAGATGTAGATTTATCGAGCCTCTGTTTAGGGGTGTGGGCCTGTAATCATGTAATAACTCATTGATGTGCGTTGGTAGTCATTAAACCATTTCCGTCagttataaattaaaattatcaCACCGTCCAATGAAATAACGCAAACAATTATTCATTAGAAATAACACATTATGATAAAATAATCAGCCTCAAAATGCCCTTGTTATCATGTAATCATGCAATCAAAAACCCTAACATAGTGCCGTATCATTATAGACATACAGCAAAGATTCTATCTTGCATTGCGGTTAGACCGTTGAAAGCATCACTGTGACTTtgaaatgaagaacagcaataaaactGATGTTCCGTTTCTTTGGGCTTTGTCAAGTGTATGTAGaaattttgtgtcatgaatttaTACACTATATTCATTGATTCTGATTACCCAAACAATTATTGACGACAGACCTACACATTAATACTATCATGTATAACTTAAATCCAATATTTACATCAGTATAGAcatttggaaatatatataagAGTTGAGAgtaggttttttttaatgattttcttcACATAATGAATTAAACAGTTCTACATTGTGTACGTGTTTCTAATACAAATTAACTAGTCTTTGAATAAAAAGAGTCAATAATGatcaacattaataaaaaaataaaaaatacgtTTTGATATGCAAACAAACATGaacttatcaatatatataggaagatttggtgtgagtgctaatgagacaactctccatccaaataacaatttataaaagtaaacaattataggtcaatatacggccttcaacacggagccttggctcacacagaacaacaagctataaagggcctcaaaactactctagtgtaaaaccattcaaacgggaaaaccaaccgggtctaatctatataaaaaacgagaaactcgtataaattacataaacaaacgacaactactgtacatcagattcctgacttaggacaggtgcaaacatttgcagcgggattaaacgttttaatggtaccttCTCCcttcaaaaaaaaaccatagccccccccccccccccccccccagaaaatcaaatggttgctgcctaatataACTCAGTCTAGTGCAATTGAACcataaaagttttaaagttgtgagcacaagattaaaaaagttgtgcgcacaaaatTAAAAGTTGCgcgcacaagattaaaagttgtgtGCTCAAGATTTTAAGTTGTGCGTAAaagattaaaagttgtgcgcacaagatttaaaGTCGCGCGCACAAATATTCTATTTTATCTTTTGCACTTAAGGGGGTCCTTACATATACTTATCTattagaatatgaaataaaagaataaagaaaatggCTTAGAAAACAGAAATGTAGGTCACCCCATCCCCAATACTGACACGCGTTAATTACTAGACGTATATGATCAGATTTGCCTGTAACACATGTGTAAGTTTCATTTTATTACATTTCATTACATCTTCTACATTACTACTTCATACAAAACATCTTAAAAGGTTTTATAGTTATTTCCAGTACGTGTTCTCGTGTGTCTCTTTTAAGTTTTCATACATGAAGCTATTTCCAGtttgtgttctcatgtgtcttttaaaaaagttttatagTTATTTCCAGTACGTGTTCTCGTGTGTTTCTTTATTAGTTTGCATACATAAAGCTATTTCCAGTTTGTGTTCTTATGTGTCTTTTTAAAAAGGTTTTATAGTTATTTCCAGTTTGTGTTCTTATGTGTCCCTTTAAAAAGGTTTTATAGTTATttccagtatgtgttctcatgtgtctctttaTCGTGTTTATAACTATTTcgagtatgtgttctcatgtgtctcttaAGATTTTATAACTATTTCCAGGATGTGTTCTCACATGTctctttaaaatgattttatagCTATTTCTCGTGTTCTCGTGTGTCTCTTTctcattttataagtttttacaACTATTTCGAGTATGTGTTCTCGTGTGTTCCTTTAAAAAGATGTTATACTCATttccagtatgtgttctcattTGTCTCTTTATCGTGTTTATAACTATTTCGAGTATGTGTTCTCAGGTGtctcagtcttaagtttttatAACTATTTCCAGGATGTGTTCTCACATGTctctttaaaatgattttatagCTATTTCCAGTTTGTGTTCTTATGAGTCACTTAAAAAAGGTTTTATAACTAATTCCAAAACCTAGAGACATATGTGAACAGAAACTGGAAAATAACTATAAACCTTAAacattgttatacatgttataaagcATGTAAgatgtcaacgtatatttgttcctaaTAAGGTTTGTTCCTGAGggaaacaatattataataatatttgttctgcAGAAATTGTGTCATGGAATACTTTTTCCATCTGTATTATATTTGTTCCACTGATATTAAGAACTTATCTTATATGTTGATGAGTATAACAAATGTTCCTATAATGCTGTAGTTTagtattatataaatcaaaataggTTTGAAATGCTGattatatgaatattatataaaatgaaaagtGTTAATGAGTTAACAACATTGGGAACATATGAACGCATAGGAACTCATactagaaataaatataaaaccttATAAAGAGACACATGATAACACCTACTGGAACATGTGGAAATAACTATAAAACCTTATAAAATGACACATGAGAACAAAAACTTGAAAGAACTTTAAAACCTTTCAAGGGACATACGAGCATGATGAGAATAAACACTATAGCTATTTATttccagtatgtgttctcatgtgccaCTTTTAAAGGTTTTATAGCAATTTGCAGTTTATGTTCTAAAGTGTCTCTTCACGGGGATTTATAGTTATTATCAGTAGGTGTCCTCGTGTGTCTCTTTAAAGGGTTTCATTGTAATTCAAATAAGGTGTCCTCGTGTGTCTCTTTAAAGGGtttcattgtaatttaaataaGGTGTCCTCGTGCGTCTCTTTAAAGGGtttcattgtaatttaaataaGGTGTCCTCGTGCGTCTCTTTAAAGGGTTTCATTGCAATTTAAATACggtgttctcatgtgtctctttaaAGGGTTTCAttgtaatagacaactttcgagttcgatgcatttccgtcaaaaactctggttttagtgaacgtcatttgtgcgtttaggggcgtcgtcacttccattccaatgttgagcgagtggttggaaaactataaatctatattgtacgaattattcggcaaattgaattctcaaaattgacaatcagcattgctgtcattagggaattgtcattaagtacctacagaacaaccattatttctagtttatccgcacaatgacgatcactaagacgcttgatgaacgtaaatagtgcagggatacaggcgaccccctctatctggtaaatgacgtcataaaggcgcgtataatcgacgagttttttccggtgacagatgcactcgaaagtggtctatttaaataaggtgttctcatgtgtctctttaaagggtttcattgtaatttaaataaGGTGTCCCCGTGCGTCTCTTTAAAGGGTTTCATTGCAATTTAAATACGGTGTTCTCATGTGTCCCTTTAAAGGGtttcattgtaatttaaataaGGTGTTCTCATGTGTCCCTTTAAAGGGAAATAAGGTGTTCTCATGTGTCCTTTAAAGggttttattgtaatttaaataaagtgttctcatgtgtctctttaaAGGGTTTCGTTGTAATTTAAATAAGGTGTCCTCGTGCGTCTCTTTAAAGggttttattgtaatttaaataaggTGTCCTCGTGCGTCTCTTTAAAGGGtttcattgtaatttaaataaggtgttctcatgtgtctctttaaagggttttattgtaatttaaataaggTGTTCTCATGCGTCTCTTTAAAGggttttattgtaatttaaataaagtgttctcatgtgtctctttaaagggtttcattgtaatttaaataaGGTGTTCTCGTGTGTCTCTTTAAAGggttttattgtaatttaaataaggTGTCCTCGTGTGTCTCTTTAAAGGGtttcattgtaatttaaataaGGTGTTCTCATGTGTCCTTTAAAGggttttattgtaatttaaataaggtgttctcatgtgtctctttaaagggttttattgtaatttaaataaggtgttctcatgtgtctctttaaagggtttcattgaaatttaaataaggtgttctcatgtgtctctttatagggttttattgtaatttaaataaggtgttctcatgtgtctctttaTAGGGtttcattgtaatttaaataaGGTGTTCTCATGCGTCTCTTTAAAGGGtttcattgtaatttaaataaGGTGTTCTCATGTGTCCTTTAAAGggttttattgtaatttaaataaggtgttctcatgtgtctctttaaagggttttattataatttaaataaggtgttctcatgtgtctctttaaagggttttattgtaatttaaataaggtgttctcatgtgtctctttaaagggttttattgtaatttaaataaggtgttctcatgtgtctctttatagggttttattgtaatttaaataaggtgttctcatgtgtctctttaaagggttttattgtaatttaaataaggTGTCCTCGTGTGTCTCTTTAAAGggttttattgtaatttaaataaggtgttctcatgtgtctctttaaagggtttcattgtaatttaaataaGGTGTCCTCGTGTGTCTCTTTATAGGGtttcattgtaatttaaataaGGTGTTCTCATGTGTCCTTTAAAGggttttattgtaatttaaataaggtgttctcatgtgtctctttaaAGGGTTTCATTGCAATTTAAAtaatgtgttctcatgtgtctctttaaagggtttcattgaaatttaaataaggtgttctcatgtgtctctttaaagggtttcattgaaatttaaataaggtgttctcatgtgtctctttaaagggtttcattgtaatttaaataatgtgttctcatgtgtctctttaaagggtttcattgaaatttaaataaggTGTTCTCATGTGTCCCTTTAAAGGGAAATAAGGTGTTCTCATGTGTCCTTTAAAGGGTTTCGTTGTAATTTAAATAaggtgttctcatgtgtctctttaaagggttttattgtaatttaaataatgTGTTCTCATGTTTCTCTTTAAAGGGtttcattgtaatttaaatacGGTGTTCTCATGTTTCTCTTTAAAGGGTTTCATTGTAATTTATATAAGGTTATCTCATGTGCCCCTTAAAGGgtttcattgaaatttaaataaagtaatttAAATAAGGTGTTTTCATGTGTCTCTTTAACATGAACATTTAAAGGGTTTCgttgtaatttaaaaaatgtgttctcatgtgtctctttaTAGGGtttcattgtaatttaaatataaaggtgttctcatgtgtctcGTTTTAAGGTTTTATAGTTATTTCAACTAGCCTAGGTAATCTCATGTGTCTTTTTATAAggatttatataaaacaaaaagaatatttttgccaataagacaactctccaaaagagaccaaatgacacagaaatcaacataGGTATTTTCAGTTTCTGTTCTCGTGTGTCTCTTTAGAAGATTGTGCAGTTATTTCCAATTCGTGTTCTTATGGGTTTCTTAAAGACGCTTCTTCTAAAGCATCTCACATCATATGCTCATTATCTGTTCGTCATAAGTATGTGTCctctgtaacatgtgtaaggctGAAGCCACTTCTTCGTGACCATTCTTACATGTATACAGAATCTTTAAGGGATTTGTTCAACATTAATCGTTAGAACAAAAATTCGATTTAGGAGTTTTATCCCTCATATGTATTTTAATGAGTTTCTTTAAAAGTTACTACTTTCAATAAAggatttaccacatacatcacagttgTGAGGTTtgtcacctgtatgtgttctcatgtgaatctgtaaaccaCCATGCTAACTAAACTTTTGACCACATACATCACAGGCATCAGGTTTATCACTGTATGTATTCTTACATGTCTTTTTCAATCACAAAGATGATGAAACACTTTACCACTTACAATACAGTCATAAGGTTAAACACGTGAATGTCTTTTCATGTCTCTTTTTATACTAGCAAtttgactaaaccctttaccacatttACAACAGTCATCAGGTTTTTATATcacctgtatgtattctcatgtgagCCTGTAAGTCACCTTGCTCACTAAActttttaccacatacatcacagtcataaGGTTTCTcacctgtatgtattctcatgtgagTCTGTAAGTCACCTTGCTCACTAAACCTTTTACCACATACATTACAGTCATGAGGTTTATCTCTTGTGTGTGTTCTCCTATGAGTCTTTAAATTACTAGGTTGACTAAActttttaccacatacatcacagtcataaGGTTtctcacctgtatgtgttctcatgtgagtCTGTAAGTCACCTTGCTCACTAAACCTTTTACCACATACATTACAGTCATGAGGTTTATCTCTTGTGTGTGTTCTCCTATGAGTCTTTAAATTACTAGGTTGACTAAActttttaccacatacatcacagtcataaGGTTtctcacctgtatgtgttctcatgtgaatttGTAAATAACGAAGGCAACTAAACCCTTTACCGCATTCTCCACAGTCATAAGGTTTATCCCCtgcatgtgttctcatgtgagCCTGTAAACTACCAAGCAGTCTAAACCcattaccacatacatcacagacatAAGGTTTATCagctgtatgtgttctcatgtgcatCTGTAAATTACTATattgactaaaccctttaccacattcTCCACAGTCATAGGGTTTATCTCCAGTATGTGTAGTCATGTGTGCTGTTAAGTTACTACTACGAGCAAATTCTCTACCACAAACATCACATTTATGAGGTGTTTCACCAGTATGAATTCTCACATGTTTCTTTAAGTCACCACTTCGAGAAAATTCACTAACACAGACATCACATTTATATGGTGTttcaccagtatgtgttctcatatgTTTCTTTAAGTCATAACCTTGAGTAAACTTTCTAAAACAAACATCACATGTGTGACATTTGTGAGGTTTttcaccagtatgtgttctcaaGTGTCTGTTTAAGTGACTACTTTGTGTAAATGTTCTAAAACAAACTTCACATTTATGAGGTTTttcaccagtatgtgttctcatgtgtcctTTTAAGTAACTTCTTTGACTAAATTTTCTGAAACAAACATCACACTTGTGAGGTTTTTCGCCAGTATGTGTTCTCAAGTGTCTCTTTAAGTGACTATCTCGAGAAAATTCTTTAGCACAAACATCACATTTATGAAGTGTTTTACCAGCCTGTGAGTTTATGTGTCTCTGTAGAGTACCATTGGTTGTGATTGAATCCTCTCCTCCCTCTAACATCTTATTGTCAATGTTTATCTCCGTTATGTAAGTTCTTTGACTTGTACAACTCTGCAAggaacaaacaaatataaagacaTATTTTGATACCTAAGTCCTTTCTGCAATTTACACTTGACATTCTCTCTATTAAATAATGCATCTGTATGTTTTGATATGTAATTCTACtatatcagtcaggggacttacttaaatgagtgattttctaaatcactgattcaagtaacattatgttcataaaggttgaaagtaagagttgtctttctttaataatcacctatttaagtagtacaaatttaTCACTAGactaagtgatttaattttattgtagttttaaatatagaataataatgattcagggactaattatgttgcTTAAATTATCAGGGCCAACATCTgggttgtctaggatgaccaggtcgtgtcaggtgatgaccttgtactgaatctaggagaatgacataaaaatcacttgtttaagtatcatacctcaatttccttccaaaaaatcacttctttaagtatcattattctaataacccccactaatttcaacacccctgaacagtgaaatttttatcgcgaacagtagaattttattacataatctgaaagatgaaaccttgaactttacaggaaaaatactcccactgctgggaaaaatctgtgaagaaagtatcagttcattttAAAGttaagccattattatagcatttttccaataaaatagaatttacagctaaatgatagcatcaaaggcataaacctttcttcttaaaagaaacaaaaagttcatttttttcaattttactaatgaaaagatattatctaaacctatgtgtttaaaattttagtaaaactacaaaatcacaatttaagacaaaattttgaatttgctacttaaagaagtgatttaaaaatcacttatttcaataaGTGGCCTGACTGTATATACAACATGTAAAAGAAGCCTACATTAACCATATGATGTACTGCCCCATTGGTGTTTAACTCACATCTTCTTGGTCATTGTTGGTTTGACTAATTCTAATTTTGAATCTATTCTATAAACAACATTTAAAAGAAGCATATATATGCTTACTGTCCCATTTATATACCTcacatcttctttattcaaaAGGACAAGAATGCTGGTACATGTAAATGTCAACATTATTTACAGGGCTCAGTGTGGACATGATTTAAGCGgcgttttatcatgtttatgtttccGCAATTTGGCACTACGATTCCGCATAAAAATTTCCACATTTCCGCATTTTTGCAGCACTCCTTTCCGCATTGtttttacattgattttgttaAAGTTTATTTACGtttctgcatttttatttttaatctatgccTCTtctgtaactttattggggtgtaaaagcattgaccgaagtacattttgtatgaagcacgtAAGCTATTGGAAGTAGACGAAGAGGGTTAGTGAAAATTTGAACACctgtgttttgaaaaaaagttttgacAATATGTTAAATCAAAGAAAGAAGACTCGATCCTGGGGAATAGCACCATTTATTTCAAATGGAAAACTAATGGAAGACAACAAAAGGAAAGGAGAAGCACTTATTGTATCTGTTTTTACTGATGAAAATACATCAAGTCAACCAAAACTAAATGGCAGACCATCACCTGATATAGACCATTTAGAGATAACAGTAGGAGAAGTAAGAAAGCTTCTTGGTGACGTCAACCTGAAAAAACAAATGAACCAGATAACATCCCTAACAGAGGCCCAATGGAATGAACCAGATAACATCCCTAACAGAGACCAAATGGAATGAACCAGATAACATCCCTAACAGAGACCAAATGGAATGAACGAGATAACATCCCTAACAGAGACCCAATGGAATGAACCAGATAACATCCCTAACAGAGGCCCAATGGAATGTACTAGTACAAGTATCTTGCCATAcataagtcaggagcctgtaattcagtggttggcgtttgtttatgtgttacatacatgtatttgtttttcgttcatttttttacaaggccgttagttttctcgtttgaattgttttacattgtcttatcggggcctttgctcattgttgaaggccgtacggtgacctatagttgttaatgtctgtgtcattttggtctttagtggatagttgtctcattggcaatcataccacatcttcttttttatataacaacattATTTAAGAAAACATATGATGAAGGGGCTGTCCAAAGTGATTGGATTACAGCTACATCACAGAACTTTTAAAAGGGAGACAAAAGCTTGACAGTAAATTATAGACCGGTTTCATTGACGTCAGTAACATGCAAACTCATGGAACATAATACTTTCAAACACATTATGCAACAGcttgaaaaaatatgaaat
Proteins encoded:
- the LOC143059539 gene encoding uncharacterized protein LOC143059539, whose product is MLEGGEDSITTNGTLQRHINSQAGKTLHKCDVCAKEFSRDSHLKRHLRTHTGEKPHKCDVCFRKFSQRSYLKGHMRTHTGEKPHKCEVCFRTFTQSSHLNRHLRTHTGEKPHKCHTCDVCFRKFTQGYDLKKHMRTHTGETPYKCDVCVSEFSRSGDLKKHVRIHTGETPHKCDVCGREFARSSNLTAHMTTHTGDKPYDCGECGKGFSQYSNLQMHMRTHTADKPYVCDVCGNGFRLLGSLQAHMRTHAGDKPYDCGECGKGFSCLRYLQIHMRTHTGEKPYDCDVCGKKFSQPSNLKTHRRTHTRDKPHDCNVCGKRFSEQGDLQTHMRTHTGEKPYDCDVCGKKFSQPSNLKTHRRTHTRDKPHDCNVCGKRFSEQGDLQTHMRIHTGDIKT